The genomic DNA CCGTTCAGACCTTATAAAAGGGTGGATTTTATTAGGCAATCACTCCTATGATAGTCTAAGTTGATCATGCAAGGCCCTTGGAAGGCATCTAAGCTTCCTTACCATGGATTAAGGTTTTAAATTCGCACTGTTCTCAACGAAAAAAAAGGGTTTTAACTTAAAACATCTACACTCTGCTGTAGTTTTGGAAGAGATGGTAGATGTCAaggttttatttttaatcttgtTTCTCATTTTCTATAATGATCTGTTAGTTGTGACTTGTTGAGTCCAGCATTAAAATTTTCTTCTCGAAATAGTCATCTATTTTCTGCTCCAATCAATTCATAGATGTAATAATCATATTCCTGCATCTTGTCGagtacaagatcttcaaataaAGATGTATCGATTATGCGATACAGAGAGCTGCTACAATCCATAATTTACCATTGATTTTATTAAATAAGACCCAGAGACATATGATCTGCACTAGGCTGGCTCAATGCTAAAGTCCTGCTTCAAGATAAGGCTAACTCAAAATTGCATATtgttttggaaaaaaagaaatgctGCTATCCATTAGTTGGACATCTTCATGAGCACATCGATTATAGATTAATTTTTCAAAGGTCTTATACCTTTGATGAGGATGTCTACTGTGAGGAGCTTTTAGTTCTTAAATTTGTCAAATACAATAGGTGTCTCTCCTGGTGGAGGTACAGGCGCAACCATGTCCGACGATGATGATGACCAGGCAGACAGCGACACCAACTTGTTTGATGGAAGCTTGGATGGGTCTGATAGCATGGGGTTTGGTCCTCTTGTTCCTACCGAGAGCGAGCGGTCATTGATGGAGCGCGTCAGGCAAGAGCTGAAGAATGAGTTGCAGCAGGTGGGGAAGCACCATGGAAGTAGTATGTTATTGCAGCAGCATCATTCATGGGGTTACTGAAAAAAATCTTCAAATTGCAGGGTTACAAAAATAAGATTGTAGACATTCGAGAAGAGATCCTACGTAAGCGAAGAGCTGGAAAACTCCCTGGAGGCACCACTTCTCTTTTGAAGGCTTGGTGGCAGTCTCACTCCAAGTGGCCCTACCCAACAGTGAGTGAAGATGATACATTCAATTCATTCAATAGCTTCCTGTGgcttttttcccctcttttggTTTTGTTTGCGTTGTGTTTTCTCCTGTGGTTTTTCCTCTCTGTCCTCAAGCTGGTCATGTATTGTTTGTTCAGGAAGATGACAAGGCACGACTGGTGCAGGAAACAGGTCTGCAACTGAAACAGATCAATAACTGGTTCATCAACCAAAGGAAGAGGAACTGGCACACCAATCCCTCATCCACCACTGCAATGAAGAGTAAACGCAAAAGGTATCCTAAAGTGGGCTTTTACACTAATTGGAATCCTGCAACTGTTAAGAGCTTTCTGCTTATTTTAAGTTTGAATAAGAAGTAATGCAGGCGACAACAATGCCGAACACTTCACGTAAGATGATGATCGTAGAAGTTAGCAGCCCCAGAACTGTTTACCGCAGCAAAGTAAATGTAAGCACAGCAGATATCAAAGACAGGCTGCACGACAATCTGGAGAGACCGTCGCATGTAAACTACTCCATGGTTTCTAAGGAAAGCTAGTGCCATGTTGGGAGAAATCATCACAGTTCTGCAAGCACTCGGTATCCTTATATACAGCAGTTTTATAGGCATGTAGCCATACCATTGCATGAAATGGCAACGTCCTCCATTGGCAGATTCAGCTCCTGTTTGCGTATCTTTGAATAAGGAGGTGTTCGTGTGCagtataattatttttcagtgcttCTTAATGCTTTGAACCATGGTGAGTTTATCGTGTTTTTGCATGTCAATGAACTATTGGTTGAAGAAAGTAGGATATGGATGCTATGTTTCCGGATTTTAAATTCGCACAGAGTTCTCTTGTTCTACTTGCGGCAAATTTTCTGTTTTATTTATTGACTATCTGGGGACATTTCCTTTAATGCATCAGCTGATAGGGTTGGTCTTCGAAGCAAGATATAGGTAGTACCAATTGCTGAGAAAATAGGTGGATGGTGTTGCGTGGTAatgattaattatatattttggttACCATTGATTGGAGCTACTCTgtagttgattagattatgcATGCATGCTGGATTTCATCTGACTTGCATAACTTGGTAAAAAAAGGTTGCTTTTGTTTTCCTTCAAGATATAACATTTGTGGTCTTGTCCAAAGTCCCTTCAACGTTGTGTTGAAAAAGTCATAATATTTCTCATTTGCTTGGGGTCAATGAAACTAGTGCGCTATCCACATAATAAGTTAGATCAGCTATTTCTTTTAAGATGTAATTATTTTTTAGCAACAAAGAGTGAAGAAACACCGCTACAATCTTATGAAAGCAACTCCTTAAGCATTCGCAAGATATATGACCATATATTTATATTCGCCGAACTAATATTTGAGGTTTGGGTCCATTTTGGGTCGACTAATTACTTGACTTAGTACTCTAGAACCTTACCTAAAATAGTTAGtcagaagttattatttggatttcttgatcttgtataagtacccaaaatctatccagtaaataaccgatgtaggactaaatacacacGCCCACTGTCTCCGTTTAAACCCCGATGTCTTCATcgagctaagggttcaaatccaaaCATAGATTATGGGTCGGATTTGCTCTAATAATATTTGTAACAACTTAGAACCTCACCCAATTTAAATGAATAGTCGGAAGgaattatttgggttccttgatcctatataagtacccaaaaactatccagcaaataaccaatatgggactaaatacacacatggatcctcacattctgtatcttgtcaatagaaaaaaaataaatagtatgGCTATTATTTAGCTTTATTGATTCCTATTGGACAGCATTTTCATTTgactttggttttttttttcttggtaaaTATTTGATTTCTTCGTTTACCAGCTCTAGACCCCAACATCTCTCATCATAATTGACAAAGGTCATAGTTTTAATTGCAAGTTAGATGCAATAGGACGAgagtaacaacccaggacctcacccaaaatggctagaaggaaggtattgtttgggttccttgatcctgtataagtacccaagatctacccagcgaataactaatgtgggactaaacacacgcccgcacgggtcctcatatactctccccgttcaagccctgatgtcctcgtcaggctaagggttcaaatccattcaaatctaatcacaaacaccacgaccGATCCGTGGTCAACTCCAATGGATCCATGCttcagtgtcccctagtccacataagttatgggtcgggtccgctctgataccatttgtaataacccaggatctcacccaaaatggctagccggaaggtattgtttgggttccttaatcctgtataagtattcaagatctacccagcgaataaccgatgtgggactaaacatacgcccgcacgggtccttacAACGAGTATTTCTATTCTCCAATTTTAGACTAATGGTGATGCAGGTTGGGACCAACAGGGACTAGGTGTGTGGAAGCAATAGGCTTTTGTCTGCATGGGTTGTAGAAGAAAAGGCTTCGAGTAGAAGGCAATCCATGGTGCAAAATTGCCATAATGGACCCAACAAAACCCGAACAAGGCCACTATCCACCTCGATGGAACTTGAGGTTTTCTAGAATTGATGAAAAAGTAAcggaataatttttatttttataataaattttgaaagtaagagcaaaagaaaaataatcagAAGATTATAATTTAACTACAAAGCTTGAAACTAAATTAGAACTAggaagcaagaaacaaaacagaACTAGAAAGTAGTCTAAGTTTGAATTTTCGCCAATCGATTCGTTTAATCTGACTAGAGTCAGGCTTCATATAGGGCCTTTCGGAGATACACCGAATCAAAGAAAACATTCAAGTCTCACATTGGTTGccaagtcctttttttttttttggcaatggAGGGGTatgggaaaaataaaaatgcagGTACTAATAATTAGATACAAAAATttacatttatatttattttaaacaatgcaaATGAAAATCATAAAAACATTTTTATAAATATGGTATAAGTTGAATAGTTAAACTTTATGGCTACCAAATCAAATATCTCACTATATGGGAGGtaaatcaagaataatatgTTTATATGGTCACTTATTTCTTTTAAAAGTTCATAGAACTAAATGCTTAAATTTGTATTTTATCTTAATAGATTCGGATAAGAAGATAGAATTGGATGGGTGCTATTAGATATAACTTCACCTCATAGCAAGGAGAAGTCGTGCCACTAAAGAAAATGCTAAATGAGAGCTTCAAGATTTAATATTATTCACCATGATCAAAAAGAGGGGAGCACAAGGCATATCTATAGTATTTTTAAGCCCTTACATCGATCGAAATTTGTGGAATATCTTAGAACTCAGTATAGGACTTGAAAAACtagtaaaaaaaatatctcTACAAATAAAATCTCTACCTCAGAGTGGTCTAGACATGAAAAATCAACCGACAGTAACCAAATTGCCATCTATTCATTACAATTGTCCTTCTAACAtcatcaagaaaatcaactaatgaCAAGATTTCTATTGTTTAAATTATATAGATAGTAGATTTGTCCCCATCTATGCCCTAAGGATGGTAGATTCTAGCCATTGGTTCATAATCTCACCCTGCACTGATACAACTTCATTTTTCTAGCTATAATTTTGTCATCCGATTTTTTTATTGCAATTCAACTTTGGGAAGCTTATTCGACAATAGACAAAATAAAAGGCCAAAATCTCGCATGtacattttttttgataaatttttaaatttgttgCTACCCACCTTTTTTAAGCTTGTTTTGCACAACTGCCAACATGTATTCATGTTAAGCCATCAACTTGGGCTGACTTGGGCAATTATGATATTTTGCTATTGCTCCCTTGGTTTGTCACAATATTTGATGTAGGTTTTGCTAGTATGCAACAGATGGTAAGAGCAAATATCAATTATTTTGAACAGTTTTACtttggtatatttttttttccacaaTAGTAACTGCTCTCCTCATTAAATCTCGGCTCCTAAAattaccaaagaaaaaaaaagaattctaaTATATCTATTCTTGAGTAAgtcataaaaatataatagtaGAAAATGTCAATTATTTTATTGGATGGCCTGCAATATTGTTGTATCTTCCTATCATTTCTAAAAACATTCGAagtaataatttttatttattattttaataaaatagatagtgatttgtatttataatttatttaaaattaataaaataaaataaaagaaaagagcagAAAAATACTATGCACGATATCACTCTTAAGTTCAGAGCAATATAAATCACTAaagaggatgaggatattttttttattttggaatgATTTGAAAACTTAAaagattaattttatttttttaaaaaaaataaaagagtgtTTCTAGAAAATATCCAAAGTTAAGGGgtgttattataatattttcaaaaataaaaacgaATTAAAAGCGTTCTCTTTTTCTTACAAATGAAATCGCGTGCCCTTCGACCTGCGGACCCGGCCTGCTCGCTTGAGTCCCACGGGACTGATGGATTTCTAGTGACAATATGACTTGATAATCGATTTATAATTTATATtctagatatatatttttttaaaaaaaacacgtAATCTAGAGAGCAAAATGGCGTATGAGGCTTCCACATCAGAGTTTTCGTGTGGCGAATCAATACCTCCTGTGCTGTCAGAGGGTCCAATCAACAGGACTTTGCTTCGCTCCTTTGCCTCGGTGCGTATTGGAGATGATAAAATGCGTGGATTTGATATTAGACTTGCCCATAAAATTTCGAGAAACCGTGCCGTAGCTTATTAATTACTGCAATATCTATTGAAATGAAAATCCAAGGATGAACAATCAGAAGCACGACATGACAGGGGActcaaattttcatcaaaaaagaagaaaaaatagacAGGGAACTCaacttgaaaataaaaataaaaatcgtGGACATATATATGTGTTCGAGTCCTAAGTGAATATCTGCTAAATaagctttcaaaaaaaaaaaagacatatatatatatatatactctaTAGTCAGATGACATACTATATAGTTTTTGCCCGTACACTTATTCCTTGGCTTCTATATGTGCTCTTCAAAACAGTGCTCAAATAGTTATTcgcatttatataaaaaaaatttagtctcTTGATAAAATTGGTAAGTAGCAAGTTATTTACCTTTAACCTTTCTGAGCTATTAAGCTTAGAGTCTTCTAACTAATGCAACAAGGGAGGAACAGCATTTtcgaataaaaatctttctaatTATCATCCCCCGGTTGAGATTATAGCAGAATTTATCTGATATGAATGGAGAAACTAGGGTGTGTCTGTTACTCTGTTTCATTGATAGGGAAGGGCCCAAAAATTTGTATGAGACTGAAAATAATTCAGATAACGAAATCACAACATTTTGAGATGAATGAAATTGAAGATGATATGGTAAACTTATATAAGTTTgatacgtttttttttttttggagagcgGTTCATTGCCATGAGACGTTTATAAAAAATGTATACTTATGTTTGGTGCTCCACTCTGTGGATTATAGCAGTCTGATTAATGTGAGTGTGTATTCTCACAAACTTCTCAAACGTCCCAGACGACGTGCAGTGCAGCAGTACTCTGTTTCCTATGAGGTTGAGGCATCATCAACTCCCAAGTGTTATTGAGAACCAGATTCATATCCATCAAGATCACTCCGCACGATGCTATTGTGCTACAAGAAATTGAGATCTCCTGAACAGAGGATAGTTTGCTCTGCTGTCTGATTCTGATAGGATGCCATGCCAAAGAAAATGCTGCAAGCCCTGTTATAAGCAAAGGAATGGTTGAGCCGTGCTTCTAGTACGGTTGGGGATGGTCATTACAGTTCCCTGCGTCAGTATCAGTCGTGCTTCCTCTACACAACCCTTTCAAGTAAATAGGTAGACTTAAAATCCAACAAGTGCCTTTGGAATTCATCCAATGGGAAGTATAAACACAAATATTGCTCCATAGCAATTCAAATGATGGTTGAACAAAATTGTAATTAATTTCAGAGtataattaaattcgaattataataattaagaatttcatgccaaaaaaaaagttaattcaAGGCTAATCACACACCTACACGAATTCTCAAAAATTTTGATTCTAGCATATTATATaatcattttttaattttattttttttaaaaaaataatataaatggtTACTAGCATTTTGGATATGTAATGTCATGCGAGCATGAATCAAATACAAGAGAGGGTTCACTAGAGATGGTTTGAATTGAGGAGCATGAGCTTGGACAGGAGAAacatggttaaaaaaaaaaaagttcaggcaaagcaactttaattttggagaaaaaaaaaggttggaGTTGGTGTCAAACTTGCACATTGTTTCAATATTGAAAAGTAAAATTGTTTCGAAGTAACACTCTTGTATAGAGTTAAAATTTTATAGTTCATATTATGTagcaatataaaaatatttcataCGTATAGGAAGACAGACATAACTATACTCAGAGTCGATCTCCACTAAAAATCGATCAAATTTGGATTAGACGGTGAGAGTTTTACGTCGATGAAAGAGTTTGGAtagtaaattatatttaatagTTTGGATCGTCGGTATAATAAATCTTGTCGGACCTGGGCACAGATTTACTCGAGCATAGCCAAATctccatgtatatgtgcataaATATTGCGAAGCTTGATATACATTATTAACATATTTCCAATTATCACAAGTTTTTGGAATGGGAAAACTAGCTATCATGGTTTTAAAGCGAGGGATGTGATGTTAAATTTGACAACtaaatgtatatgtatatatgcaagCATGCTTTTGTAGGTTGgatattgtattattttataatctCAGCTTTTTGATTAGAATAGATATCTATCTTATATCTTTTAGTACTTAACTAAatgttttttcaaaaaaaacaaataatataGTACATTATTAATAGTTAAGTGACAGCTAAACTAATGGGCAGCGTTTGTCTTAGGAAACAGACCAAGTTACGGGAACTCGTCGAAGTTTGACTGGAACGGTCTCCTGGGCTCCTCAGGGCTTGCATCGTCGGGACCTGCATTTTTTAGTTTTTACACACCAAGACGCCGGCTTTTCATGATACCAAGCCATGATGGAAACCCGGGAACGAGTACGTAGCACTGTAGAAGCACTGCATGCAGGAAAACACAGCGAACCGATCCCCTCACATCTCCATCGGTTTAATATGACTATTACCATCACAGGTATTCCCATACTAGAGACAGTTGAGTTTAGGTTGAGGTCTCCAGCTCGAGAGCAGGTCTTGTCCCGGAGATACGAGTTATCTCTCACGAAATCACGGGACTTCCATTTAAGACCGAGCGAAAGCATGATAGAGGGAGCACAAAGGTCCCATCAGTCACAGCCTACATCATACATATCATCAGCTGTCTCCTCCCACCCCCTCCTCCACCAGGATCTACGAATTTGTCCTCCATATTGCCATGGTTCTGCAAGAGGAATCATTTGGTGCAAGTACGAAGATCGCAGAAAGCCAGTGTGATCTATCATACCGCACGTCATGACGTCAATGGGGTATAACGTATTCCTCTCTCCAGTACCTGGAATTACTGTAGTTCAGTGGCTGAACCTACCATGCGGGTGCCCTGCCCTGCTCCAACGCTTTGATCCAAAAACTGGAAGGGAAATTTTTTTTGGCGATTTCGttctttaaaaagaaatataaaacaatattaTGTATCTTATGTACCGCGATGGAGGGACGCCACGTACCGTACGTTGTCTCTTCCCAAGTGGTGAGGCTCCGAAGGGAGCTGTCGACAATCAATATTGTTTGTATTTTCTGAGGAAAATAGCAAATATTTTACCAGTACAGTTTGAAACCCTAACCCCCTCTAAATGGATTGTAATAAGCTAAAATTAGTTGGTACTTATCTAATCAGgaggaaagtttttttttttttttttgcttttcaacccattcaacttgaATTCCGATAATCATGCAAAGTCAAAAATTTATAGGAGATAAATCTTAATTCTAAATAGACTTCATCTATAGCTCCATTGCTTAATTTTTTTCGGATTAAAAAATTTGCTGAAgcaatttcttttaaaaaatatattttaacttTACTATTATAGGATCGTATCTTATTGTATAACTCGAAAAGTTActaatttcagaaaaaaaatacttcaaTCGAATATTGTACATGCAAATTAGGATTTTTGAGATTTTGGCATTCAATTTCATTTCGCGATGGAATACATTTTGCTCCGGGACCCTCCCTGATGCACCCAATAGTAACTAGGTCCATATCAAATTTGAAAATctttctaaaaattctaaaaaatagagctgaacataaaaatattattcatAGTTTTTTTAAAATACTAAGAAATAAAGTTAAATGAACTAAAAGTTTTGAATAGTATGCTATGCCTTTATAATGGACCCTTATCaaaattattattgattaatacaATTGTAGCCTTCGAAAAGTAACATTTCCATTTATATATTAAGATTGTCACTGTTATGATAGTTTTTAGAATAGTgttataatgataaataatgaaTAACAACAAAAATACTGGAATTATCTTTCTATTCATCATTTTCATTTGATAAAATAACATTATCGTGTGAACTTTAAAATCACTTTGACATGAAAAAAGATTATTTTTATAGGATTATTTGATGGctatttatttttctcattGTAATTATATGTAAGGAAATGGGGGGCCACAAAAACCATTATAATGACCATAAAATAATGGCTGCGATACTATTATTTACAACATTGAAATGAACTGCGGCCTCAACAATGAAGGCACTAGAAAgagtttcttttaaatttggGAAAGGTAATTACATCTATAACTAAGATTTGCAAATAGTTGTAATTACTTTTATTCGGACAGAAAATCCATCTTCTTTCACTAGCAGGTGAGTATAGTTTTGGATCATTTCAGAAGTGAAATGGGTATACAAAACAGGTACAACAAATGCATATCAGACTCCAATAGACACCATACGATCGATCAGTCTATATCATTCTATATCTCTTATATGTTGAGCATCGACGATATATAGTCTGGGTCCTCTGGGATCGCTTATCTAAAAGCTTAAACGACCATTTGACAACGAATAATGCCTTTTCTGCCTATTTTCTGGTTTTCATATCCAGATATCAAACTGATTCCTTTGATTTGTTctctctccatttttttttttttttttttttttgcactttTGAGGAAATGATTCCCTTGAAttatcaaggaaaaaaaaatcaaaggatcaaaaaaaaattgcataccCTGAAAAACTGGGACAACATATATACAAGAACAGATACATATATATCAGAATAGGGTTGATAGGTGGGAGCGAAAATTATAGTTTCAGGCAATATAGAATATTTGGCGTACATGCGAGAGTACAATGATAGGGTTTCGAGGATTGTATATATCTTATCAGAGTACGCCAAAATATTTCAAAGAATCGTATCGGATCTATACATTAGTATCACATTGAAAattatctaaaaatatattaattacatatatatatatctatcaaCACGATAGAAGGCTAAATTTTGTGCAGGCAGCATCAACGAGTGCCGGACGTTGTACGACCCGATATATCGGCAAATATGAAAAGCATGCTCTTAGATTCGCTCCATGCATATTTACAGTCCGGATCACGCAGAACATTTAAAGGCACAGCTCAACATTGATACAGCACAAAATGGGAGAGCTGCACCTCTGAACACCGAGCAAGAAACTGGAGTAAAACCGAACAAAAACAAGAGGAAAATAGAACTGGTGCTACTACATATGAGAAACAGTCAAACAGATAATAAATTACTTGCTATAAAACAACATTATTATGTGTGCTAAGAATTTCAAATTCCTAGCGGTGTAAGCACGGTGGCCGACCGGAACACTTTTGAACGATTGCGCACAGTATCCTAATTTTCCGTGTTTTACTATTCAAGCATGCTTAGTTGACGACAGAAATGGTGAACGTAGGAAACATCGGTTGCTGTTTAATACAATAATGCCTGCTAAAACTTATACATCCGCCCGTATGCTTTCAAAAAGAACTCCATCAGAAGAACATAAGCTTGCAAAGGAAAACATAGAAAGGGGGAAGAGAGGTAGTGGGAGAGATTTATAACAAACCCACTCTTAAGTAAATTTCTTCTTCACATATTTCTTTCCCACTCCTTTCCTTGCTGATACCCAACCCCATGCAAGCCCAAACCAAAAGATCATATATCGCGGGTTCCCCACGTATACATATTGTAAGATTACTTGTGTATCATATACGTATATAACACTCCAAAGAACCCTGTttcaaaagaacaaaaaaaatgcaTTACCAAAAGCataacaaaaagaggaggaTAGATCTGACGACGTCAACTCACATGTTCGGATCCATCTCCGCCCTCTCCCACTCGTTCAGCCGCACCACCACCAGCAACCCTCGTAGAGCTAAGCAGCTGAGCGAATGAGGTCACCTTCTCGCACTTCCTCTTGTTCTcacctcccctcctcctctcctctctaccACCAATATTACTACTGGAGGCAGCTTTACAAGAGGAAGTGgacgaggaagaagaggaagagacgggCTTGGGGATGTAGAGGGAGGTGGCGAAGTTGGTCTTCGCCTTGGACCCCCTCATCCGCCGGGCGGCAGCGTCGTACGCCCTCGCCGCCTCCTCCGCCGTGTCGAACGTCCCCAGCCAGTGCCGGCACCGCCCTATCCTGTCCCGTATCTCAGCCGACCACCTCCCCCACGGCCTCTTCCTCACCCCTCTATAGTTCCTCCCAACACCGGTCCCCTCACCGGCCCCGGTAACCCCACCTACCTTAAACTCATCTTCTTTCTGAGCCGCCGGCAGCCTCTCCGGTCCGGCTTGGTCAGGCCGGTTCCCGTAGAGCACGTGGTAGCCCACCACGGCCGCTATCCCGTCGAGCGGTGGAGGTCGCGGATTCTCTTCAACCGCGGCGGTCGAGGCGGCAGGCAAAACCAGCCCGGTTGGGGCGGGCATCTCGGCTGGCTCTGATGGTTCTTGCTTGATGCGGACCGAGGGAAGAGAGGCGGTGGAGGCTTCCATGGCTTTGATAAGGCTGGTCATTGGCTGGAGAGAGTGGCGAAGGAGTGGTATAAAGTTCGGAGATGTGGTCACCTCCGGTGAGCTTAAGTTCCTTTCAGCCGGGCAAGGGGAATGTGAAAAGACGGCGGGTGGGGGGCCATGCAAGTGATAGGAGGTCGTACGGACATGTCTCTGATCTTTTATGTACGATTGGAGCAGTGCATGAGGGCTGGCGTGGAGTATAAGGAGGCCATGGAAGCTCAGTTTGTTCTCGCTGGTGTCACCGGAGGTGACTGCAGGACGGAGGAGGGTAACAGGCGGGACGGATGCAAGGCTCGATTTAAAGTAGGACCCACTCATctggagataaaaaaaaatggggCCCACGATCACTGCAAACGTTTCTGGAAGGCGGAGGGTGTGTAGGCCTCCTGACCATGGGGTTATGGTCGCAAtgatgggttttttttttcttcattatgTTATTAGTTCTTCGGAGATATTTAGCACTGATCTGGGtgctgaaatttcttgaaaatccGACTTGGCGCAATTCTGGATCAGTTAATTTGAAAGCTCAGGAGATGCatccatgcaatttttgatggcTGAATCTTATTCTGATATTATTGATACGAAAGTCCTCTTCTATTGTGGCGATTGCAAGGgggttaaattttattttggttgaAAATTGCTTGGTGTAAACTTCCATGCAAATCCTTCCATGCTTAAGCAAGTATTCTTGACTCTAATACAGCCACTTGTGATACCTGCGATAAAGAAGAGAATTTGAATCATGTCCTATTGCCATGCCATGTTGCTCGGAAGGTTTCTGGGATCATCTCTAATCTCTATTTCTAGTCATTTTGTCTTGCCAGTTTATTGTTGGATTATCTTTCAGCCAGTAACTTAATTAGTTACACATAAGCCCATAGTTGCTTATTTCGGTTGGTTGCTTGGGAGGCATCAAAATGACAGGATATTTTAGATGGCTTCTCCAAATTCAAGGTTTATTGCTATTCAATTCATTCATCTTGCTCTTGAAATTTTGGAGACATCAGCGAGTCCATGCTTCATTTTTTCAAGGCACCATATTGCTTGGAGCTCCAACATCTCCCTTCCTACTAATATACATATTCATTGGGTATCTCCttctagaatttgaagataatcaACTTTGATAGTTAGCTTGGAAGCAATTAAGATGCGGCTGCATTCTTTATTAAGGACCATTTTGTTAGTCTTATCTATGCAGGTAGCAGGTGTTTTTTTTGGCTACATCTGTTTCTCTGACTGAATATTAAGAGTTGCCTAGAAAGGTTTTAAGGTTGCATTCTACAATTTTCAATGTAGAAGATTATTACTT from Phoenix dactylifera cultivar Barhee BC4 unplaced genomic scaffold, palm_55x_up_171113_PBpolish2nd_filt_p 000828F, whole genome shotgun sequence includes the following:
- the LOC103703714 gene encoding ethylene-responsive transcription factor ERF084 translates to MTSLIKAMEASTASLPSVRIKQEPSEPAEMPAPTGLVLPAASTAAVEENPRPPPLDGIAAVVGYHVLYGNRPDQAGPERLPAAQKEDEFKVGGVTGAGEGTGVGRNYRGVRKRPWGRWSAEIRDRIGRCRHWLGTFDTAEEAARAYDAAARRMRGSKAKTNFATSLYIPKPVSSSSSSSTSSCKAASSSNIGGREERRRGGENKRKCEKVTSFAQLLSSTRVAGGGAAERVGEGGDGSEHGSLECYIRI